In Electrophorus electricus isolate fEleEle1 chromosome 1, fEleEle1.pri, whole genome shotgun sequence, a single window of DNA contains:
- the hrob gene encoding homologous recombination OB-fold protein isoform X1, with amino-acid sequence MTTTACNKWGGLFSVGEDFDEDLLEADWIQTPGPTSVSGPTVAEVPAPLQELAISCDALQGSSTLQNSGLVPTSSAAVGLPEASAIKALQSFSNSGPSGSTVVPHIPTALRAPLGGHGVPASLRPHPAQPDPPPAVCGAPRGQPPPQDDFDEWDVDLEELDESMFQCAGWTQSGSDPGCRPDDVSPAKRMRSFTRGLHSSAPPLSLTTAPRVPTFNSHGNVPPQTLPCGRSVSGKPAALEPVGAPPPGQIKAVTPLLPQRHSACLFQAISPALLAPRPLHTPVLTNHLVQLVSAANKTPHRSRSDAVRTKMRRFPGPAGVLPQQLSGRSLDDIVVTVPQTPTHGAVARVRSEVPSSQVSEEEEFGGGVWAAMKADLGLDEKNQSCFLHSYSIVMVLRKAALRQLAKNKVPNMAVVLKSIVHTHADAKAVFKDPTGEMQGTVHRRLLEDRQGELKTGAVLLLKQVGVFSPSHRNHYLNVTPNNLLRIYPPDGSLHTSQPVLEPAGLLLRDSSRPEGGPVSQMELHFEEEEEGEQTTVPANTTVPVHKVLQPSGPEDPEQTLWDADDLDELIWELPV; translated from the exons ATGACAACTACG GCATGCAACAAGTGGGGCGGACTTTTCAGCGTTGGAGAAGATTTCGATGAa GATCTGCTAGAAGCTGATTGGATACAAACACCTGGACCCACCTCTGTTTCTGGCCCCACTGTAGCAGAAGTGCCTGCCCCCTTGCAGGAACTCGCCATTTCCTGTGATGCCCTGCAAGGCTCTTCTACTCTGCAGAATAGTGGCTTGGTTCCTACGTCCTCAGCAGCTGTCGGTCTTCCAGAAGCAAGTGCCATCAAAGCTTTACAGAGCTTCTCCAACTCTGGCCCGTCAGGTTCCACTGTGGTTCCTCACATTCCCACTGCTCTTCGAGCACCTTTGGGCGGACACGGTGTTCCGGCTTCTCTCCGCCCGCATCCTGCACAGCCGGACCCTCCACCAGCAGTCTGTGGTGCCCCGCGTGGACAGCCCCCCCCTCAGGATGACTTTGACGAATGGGACGTCGATCTGGAGGAGTTGGATGAGAGTATGTTTCAATGTGCTGGCTGGACCCAGTCTGGCTCGGACCCAGGCTGTCGACCTGACGACGTGTCCCCAGCTAAACGGATGAGGTCATTCACCAGAGGGCTCCACAGCTCCGCTCCTCCGCTGTCCTTGACCACGGCGCCGCGTGTCCCCACCTTTAACTCCCACGGTAACGTCCCCCCTCAGACTCTGCCGTGTGGGAGGAGCGTTTCAGGCAAACCAGCGGCCCTGGAACCTGTgggagccccgccccctgggCAGATAAAGGCGGTTACTCCCTTGCTGCCACAGCGCCACTCGGCGTGTCTGTTCCAGGCCATATCGCCTGCCCTGCTGGcaccccgccccctccacacGCCTGTCCTGACCAATCACCTAGTCCAGCTTGTGTCTGCAGCCAATAAGACACCACACAGGTCACGGAGTGATGCAGTTCGAACCAAGATGCGTCGGTTTCCTGGCCCAGCAGGGGTGCTGCCCCAGCAG CTCAGTGGGCGGAGTCTGGATGACATTGTTGTGACAGTTCCACAGACCCCAACGCATGGAGCTGTGGCTCGCGTGCGGAGTGAG GTCCCGAGCTCTCAAGTGAGCGAGGAAGAGGAGTTCGGCGGGGGTGTGTGGGCAGCGATGAAGGCTGACCTGGGATTGGATGAGAAGAATCAGTCCTGCTTTCTGCATTCCTACAGCATCGTGATGGTACTTCGGAAG GCTGCCCTCAGACAGCTGGCCAAGAATAAAGTCCCTAACATGGCTGTGGTGCTGAAGAgcattgtacacacacacgccgatGCCAAGGCCGTGTTCAAGGACCCCACAG GGGAGATGCAGGGTACTGTTCACCGCCGTTTGCTGGAAGACAGACAGGGCGAACTGAAGACTGGTGCTGTGCTGTTGCTCAAACAA GTAGGCGTGTTTTCCCCCTCACATCGGAACCACTACCTGAACGTGACGCCCAATAACCTGCTCCGAATCTACCCACCTGATGGCTCCCTCCACACCTCCCAGCCCGTGCTG GAACCTGCTGGGTTACTGCTGCGTGACTCCTCCAGGCCAGAAGGTGGCCCTGTGTCTCAGATGGAGCTGCAttttgaggaggaggaggagggtgagcaGACCACTGTCCCAGCCAACACTACAGTTCCCGTTCACAAAGTGCTCCAGCCTTCAGGACCTGAGGACCCAGAACAGACCTTGTGGGATGCAG ATGACCTTGATGAGCTGATCTGGGAGTTGCCTGTCTAA
- the rps11 gene encoding 40S ribosomal protein S11 yields the protein MADIQNERAYQKQPTIFQNKKRVIVPEGSTKEKLPRYHRNIGLGFKTPREAIEGTYIDKKCPFTGNVPIRGRILSGVVTKMKMQRTIVIRRDYLHYIHKYNRFEKRHKNMSVHLSPCFRDVTVGDIVTVGECRPLSKTVRFNVLKVTKAAGAKKQFQKF from the exons ATGGCGGATATCCAG AATGAAAGGGCCTACCAGAAACAGCCCACCATCTTCCAGAACAAAAAGCGCGTTATAGTTCCTGAAGGCAGCACCAAGGAGAAGCTCCCGCGTTACCACAGGAACATTGGCTTGGGCTTCAAAACCCCGCGAGAG GCTATTGAAGGCACTTACATTGACAAAAAATGCCCCTTTACTGGAAATGTGCCCATCAGAGGCCGTATTCTATCTG GTGTGGTGACCAAGATGAAGATGCAGAGGACCATTGTCATCAGACGTGACTACCTGCACTACATCCACAAGTACAACCGTTTTGAGAAGAGGCACAAGAACATGTCTGTCCACCTCTCTCCTTGCTTCAG GGATGTGACGGTGGGCGACATTGTCACAGTCGGAGAGTGTCGACCTCTCAGCAAGACGGTGAGGTTCAACGTTCTGAAGGTCACAAAAGCAGCAGGAGCCAAGAAACAGTTCCAGAAGTTTTAG
- the hrob gene encoding homologous recombination OB-fold protein isoform X2, translated as MTTTDLLEADWIQTPGPTSVSGPTVAEVPAPLQELAISCDALQGSSTLQNSGLVPTSSAAVGLPEASAIKALQSFSNSGPSGSTVVPHIPTALRAPLGGHGVPASLRPHPAQPDPPPAVCGAPRGQPPPQDDFDEWDVDLEELDESMFQCAGWTQSGSDPGCRPDDVSPAKRMRSFTRGLHSSAPPLSLTTAPRVPTFNSHGNVPPQTLPCGRSVSGKPAALEPVGAPPPGQIKAVTPLLPQRHSACLFQAISPALLAPRPLHTPVLTNHLVQLVSAANKTPHRSRSDAVRTKMRRFPGPAGVLPQQLSGRSLDDIVVTVPQTPTHGAVARVRSEVPSSQVSEEEEFGGGVWAAMKADLGLDEKNQSCFLHSYSIVMVLRKAALRQLAKNKVPNMAVVLKSIVHTHADAKAVFKDPTGEMQGTVHRRLLEDRQGELKTGAVLLLKQVGVFSPSHRNHYLNVTPNNLLRIYPPDGSLHTSQPVLEPAGLLLRDSSRPEGGPVSQMELHFEEEEEGEQTTVPANTTVPVHKVLQPSGPEDPEQTLWDADDLDELIWELPV; from the exons ATGACAACTACG GATCTGCTAGAAGCTGATTGGATACAAACACCTGGACCCACCTCTGTTTCTGGCCCCACTGTAGCAGAAGTGCCTGCCCCCTTGCAGGAACTCGCCATTTCCTGTGATGCCCTGCAAGGCTCTTCTACTCTGCAGAATAGTGGCTTGGTTCCTACGTCCTCAGCAGCTGTCGGTCTTCCAGAAGCAAGTGCCATCAAAGCTTTACAGAGCTTCTCCAACTCTGGCCCGTCAGGTTCCACTGTGGTTCCTCACATTCCCACTGCTCTTCGAGCACCTTTGGGCGGACACGGTGTTCCGGCTTCTCTCCGCCCGCATCCTGCACAGCCGGACCCTCCACCAGCAGTCTGTGGTGCCCCGCGTGGACAGCCCCCCCCTCAGGATGACTTTGACGAATGGGACGTCGATCTGGAGGAGTTGGATGAGAGTATGTTTCAATGTGCTGGCTGGACCCAGTCTGGCTCGGACCCAGGCTGTCGACCTGACGACGTGTCCCCAGCTAAACGGATGAGGTCATTCACCAGAGGGCTCCACAGCTCCGCTCCTCCGCTGTCCTTGACCACGGCGCCGCGTGTCCCCACCTTTAACTCCCACGGTAACGTCCCCCCTCAGACTCTGCCGTGTGGGAGGAGCGTTTCAGGCAAACCAGCGGCCCTGGAACCTGTgggagccccgccccctgggCAGATAAAGGCGGTTACTCCCTTGCTGCCACAGCGCCACTCGGCGTGTCTGTTCCAGGCCATATCGCCTGCCCTGCTGGcaccccgccccctccacacGCCTGTCCTGACCAATCACCTAGTCCAGCTTGTGTCTGCAGCCAATAAGACACCACACAGGTCACGGAGTGATGCAGTTCGAACCAAGATGCGTCGGTTTCCTGGCCCAGCAGGGGTGCTGCCCCAGCAG CTCAGTGGGCGGAGTCTGGATGACATTGTTGTGACAGTTCCACAGACCCCAACGCATGGAGCTGTGGCTCGCGTGCGGAGTGAG GTCCCGAGCTCTCAAGTGAGCGAGGAAGAGGAGTTCGGCGGGGGTGTGTGGGCAGCGATGAAGGCTGACCTGGGATTGGATGAGAAGAATCAGTCCTGCTTTCTGCATTCCTACAGCATCGTGATGGTACTTCGGAAG GCTGCCCTCAGACAGCTGGCCAAGAATAAAGTCCCTAACATGGCTGTGGTGCTGAAGAgcattgtacacacacacgccgatGCCAAGGCCGTGTTCAAGGACCCCACAG GGGAGATGCAGGGTACTGTTCACCGCCGTTTGCTGGAAGACAGACAGGGCGAACTGAAGACTGGTGCTGTGCTGTTGCTCAAACAA GTAGGCGTGTTTTCCCCCTCACATCGGAACCACTACCTGAACGTGACGCCCAATAACCTGCTCCGAATCTACCCACCTGATGGCTCCCTCCACACCTCCCAGCCCGTGCTG GAACCTGCTGGGTTACTGCTGCGTGACTCCTCCAGGCCAGAAGGTGGCCCTGTGTCTCAGATGGAGCTGCAttttgaggaggaggaggagggtgagcaGACCACTGTCCCAGCCAACACTACAGTTCCCGTTCACAAAGTGCTCCAGCCTTCAGGACCTGAGGACCCAGAACAGACCTTGTGGGATGCAG ATGACCTTGATGAGCTGATCTGGGAGTTGCCTGTCTAA